A stretch of the Thermofilum adornatum genome encodes the following:
- a CDS encoding purine-nucleoside phosphorylase: MSFRNPLSKRVYHLKARPEQLSPKVLVAGDPDRIEIASSLLEDPVLVSRHRGFPVITGTYKGEKITLACHGIGAPSAAIVFEELAMLGAKIVIRAGTCGGLSPEAESGKIAVIEASAYENSGTLRQYFGEVSMPAYATPEVTLKIVEVLGEMGLEYHRGVALSHDAFHKVEENASRWGKLGIDFLEMESAALFTIGRYRGLKTGAMALIVDNMISGSELTEGREELELKMMKAGLEALRRLQI; encoded by the coding sequence ATGAGTTTTAGGAATCCGCTTTCGAAACGAGTTTATCACTTGAAGGCCAGGCCTGAACAACTCTCTCCTAAAGTGCTTGTAGCTGGAGACCCCGACCGCATAGAGATCGCGTCCTCGCTACTAGAAGATCCCGTACTCGTAAGCAGGCATAGAGGTTTCCCAGTAATCACTGGAACATATAAGGGAGAAAAAATAACTCTAGCATGCCACGGTATAGGCGCCCCCTCGGCCGCCATCGTTTTTGAAGAGCTTGCAATGTTGGGTGCAAAGATTGTTATAAGGGCTGGCACGTGTGGCGGGTTGTCGCCTGAAGCCGAGTCTGGAAAAATAGCAGTGATAGAGGCTTCAGCATATGAGAATAGTGGCACTTTAAGGCAATATTTTGGAGAGGTCTCTATGCCTGCCTACGCCACGCCAGAGGTCACACTAAAGATAGTTGAGGTTTTGGGAGAAATGGGCCTCGAGTATCATAGGGGAGTTGCATTGTCGCATGATGCCTTTCACAAAGTCGAGGAAAACGCATCCAGATGGGGAAAGCTCGGCATAGATTTTTTGGAGATGGAGTCTGCGGCACTGTTTACGATTGGAAGGTATCGCGGCTTAAAGACGGGGGCAATGGCCCTAATCGTTGACAACATGATTAGTGGTAGCGAACTGACCGAAGGCAGAGAAGAACTAGAGCTAAAAATGATGAAAGCTGGGCTGGAGGCTCTAAGAAGGCTACAAATATGA
- a CDS encoding metallophosphoesterase family protein: MEGDNHRKTGDLISCRSALMTSDMHCKKGSKCPQLEAIARTASKLGTECLVVAGDLFDDFHEAADAELFFKEFGKICSIESLPAKTIIVLSGSSHDPILDKLIVKTTSGKTLFVARQITPLYTSKGKVVVIHGDIIIRSGALAFIINYLAKILGQNLFLERKFREKIRLESGWLVAGHTHIYGVDDKEKIVNLGSWKKHWFKNLPYWRRSKPVVLVIGEKGLKLHVVDYL; the protein is encoded by the coding sequence ATGGAAGGTGACAACCATAGAAAGACAGGAGACCTAATTTCATGTAGAAGTGCCCTTATGACTTCTGATATGCATTGTAAAAAAGGCTCAAAGTGTCCCCAGCTAGAAGCCATAGCTAGGACTGCCTCTAAGCTAGGCACCGAATGCCTAGTTGTTGCCGGGGACCTTTTCGACGATTTCCACGAGGCGGCCGATGCTGAACTTTTTTTCAAAGAGTTTGGCAAAATTTGTAGCATCGAGAGTCTACCCGCGAAAACAATAATAGTTCTAAGTGGGAGCTCACACGACCCGATACTTGACAAATTAATTGTGAAGACCACTAGCGGAAAAACCTTGTTTGTAGCTAGACAAATAACTCCGCTCTATACCTCTAAAGGTAAAGTCGTAGTCATCCATGGCGATATAATTATCAGGAGTGGCGCACTCGCATTCATCATAAATTATCTTGCAAAGATTCTCGGTCAAAACCTATTCCTAGAGAGGAAGTTCCGAGAAAAAATTAGGCTTGAATCAGGGTGGCTTGTGGCTGGTCATACGCATATATATGGTGTGGATGACAAGGAAAAAATAGTAAATCTTGGCTCGTGGAAAAAACATTGGTTTAAAAATCTGCCTTACTGGCGTAGATCTAAACCTGTGGTCTTAGTCATTGGCGAAAAGGGTTTAAAGCTCCATGTGGTTGACTACTTATGA
- a CDS encoding M1 family metallopeptidase, which translates to MTIEFDLKENVKENILQEKTPQTIITVRYPVFYRNIAENTLKTAIKSIQYLNNLTGVTPRNVTLVFYLPEKKMGGIYALGFVLGEDVNAGGKGPIYLNLALTRYAPGYMETTIIHELVHVYLGIVGVEANDATRWFHEGMAQYLSIKIAEAIGINVSEYKNDMYNSSKALYYYTGGKFGFIQKWPSDDVSEQEAYLASFYIIANISDSHGGLSYAQRVFSELRKHPVSTSSDIVIVLSQAAGRNLAPFFRSLGFSNIQDWSPTPSAGNTVTTKDTPTLSSYMSLIVALGLSLLIFLVVYYGNFEINQKLKMGIFEML; encoded by the coding sequence GTGACAATAGAGTTCGACCTCAAGGAAAACGTCAAGGAAAACATATTGCAGGAAAAGACCCCGCAGACAATTATAACTGTGAGGTATCCAGTCTTCTACAGGAACATTGCTGAAAACACGCTGAAAACTGCTATAAAAAGTATCCAGTACTTAAACAACTTGACGGGAGTCACGCCGAGAAACGTCACACTTGTATTTTATCTTCCAGAGAAAAAGATGGGCGGCATATATGCACTGGGCTTCGTACTTGGCGAGGACGTGAATGCTGGTGGTAAGGGCCCAATATATCTGAATCTTGCATTGACAAGGTATGCGCCCGGGTATATGGAGACAACAATTATACACGAGCTTGTACATGTTTACCTTGGGATAGTTGGAGTAGAAGCTAACGATGCTACAAGGTGGTTCCATGAGGGCATGGCACAGTACCTCTCAATAAAGATAGCAGAAGCCATCGGAATAAACGTGTCTGAATATAAGAACGACATGTACAATTCTTCTAAAGCGTTATACTACTATACAGGAGGAAAATTTGGATTCATCCAGAAGTGGCCTTCAGACGACGTAAGTGAGCAGGAAGCCTATCTCGCAAGCTTTTACATCATAGCCAATATCTCAGACAGCCATGGAGGATTATCCTACGCTCAGAGAGTATTCTCAGAATTAAGAAAACACCCCGTATCTACGAGTAGCGATATTGTAATTGTCCTAAGCCAAGCAGCAGGAAGAAACCTAGCGCCATTTTTCAGAAGCCTAGGTTTCAGCAACATCCAAGACTGGTCACCTACGCCAAGTGCTGGAAACACCGTGACAACAAAGGATACACCCACACTGAGTAGCTACATGTCTCTTATAGTAGCCCTAGGGCTCAGCCTCTTAATATTTCTCGTCGTATACTACGGGAATTTTGAAATCAACCAGAAACTGAAAATGGGCATCTTTGAGATGCTTTAA
- a CDS encoding ferredoxin — MAKLKVTIDRDQCISDMACVSLCPEVFEMNENDGKSAIVAKYRVGGNLGEGEVPVELEDCVKSAAEACPVSIIKVEKVE; from the coding sequence ATGGCCAAATTAAAGGTAACAATTGATAGGGATCAATGCATAAGCGACATGGCCTGTGTTTCTCTTTGCCCAGAAGTCTTCGAAATGAACGAAAACGATGGAAAAAGTGCCATTGTTGCCAAATACCGTGTGGGCGGAAACCTCGGCGAGGGAGAAGTACCCGTAGAACTAGAAGACTGTGTCAAAAGCGCGGCAGAAGCCTGCCCAGTCTCAATTATAAAGGTAGAAAAAGTCGAATAA
- the ileS gene encoding isoleucine--tRNA ligase — protein MIKSLEQKFDPKRYEEEILRFWDENKVYKQIKEKNMSSPRKFYFLDGPPYPSSNVPHVGTLWNKILKDSIVRYYRARGYRVNDQPGYDCHGLPIEVQIEKRLGFKTKKEIEDYGVERFIEECKNFAKRNLEEMNLHFKNFGVSMDWDNPYLTMNNEYIESAWWLVKKAEEKGLLDYGLKVVHWCPRCETTLADYEVTEYKELEDPSIYVKFPVAGEKNKYLLIWTTTPWTLPANVAVMAHPDLEYVWVEVNGEELLMLSTRVSEVMKEAGIQNYRVVKSVKGKDLEGLKYIHPLEEEVTIQKLLRDYHRVVLSSEYVTSEEGTGLVHMATGHGEEDYKVGVDHGFPVFSILDDKGVMVKDAGKYAGIYHRDANSLIVEDLKKKGYLFHYGTIKHRYPVCWRCKTPLVLRATRQWYIRVTQLKEKFLEEAYNVDWVPKWAGYSRFKNWLQGLRDWIISRQRYWGTPAPIWICDKCGHRVVVGSRKELEGLAGQKLELKDLHKPWVDRITLKCPKCGGEMHRVPDVLDVWLDSGVAFYASLGYPRRRELFDSLMPVDLIIEGHDQIAGWFFSTLRSGLITIDKCPYKRVLMHGFALDEQGREMHKSLGNYVEPRQILEYEYGSRDVFRWFVLKNTIWEDLRFSWAGLQETYSDLNILWNVYYFATLYMNLDNYSEESHGLEKYLNSLKPEDRWILSRLGKLYLSFTQNFESLNIHKAARDLRDFVVEDLSHWYVRLVRPRVWIEESATEKYSAYATLYTVLFNLLIMASPILPFTTEKIYQSSFYSPGKTISIHMYEWPSGLDKFINEELETEMEKVRNIVERALSLRMKKGIKIRQPLPALYVFTSDSLVEKAVKTFEHVVEAQVNVKSIKVLPLEEVQSYRRVVLEPVYKEIGPVFKGKAKQIVEKLASISDPSIAEKLLKEGHIELEIDGEKVTIRKEMVNVLENWNEGFLGEKNDFGYIVLDLRFSERELAEGLARDLLRRIQFMRKELSLPVDANIITYMWVPSEVKKYVIEFQEYLQNESRSKSFSLVDSPENVRGELVREWEVGDLRVVIGITRAS, from the coding sequence ATGATAAAAAGCTTAGAGCAGAAGTTTGATCCTAAAAGGTATGAAGAAGAGATACTTAGATTCTGGGACGAGAATAAAGTCTACAAGCAAATAAAAGAGAAAAACATGTCTTCGCCCAGAAAGTTCTATTTCCTTGACGGTCCCCCGTATCCATCGAGTAATGTTCCACATGTTGGAACGCTCTGGAACAAGATACTTAAAGACTCCATTGTCAGATATTATAGGGCGAGAGGCTATCGGGTTAACGACCAGCCCGGGTACGATTGTCACGGCCTGCCCATAGAGGTTCAGATAGAAAAGAGACTTGGATTTAAGACAAAAAAGGAAATAGAAGACTACGGCGTTGAAAGGTTCATCGAGGAGTGTAAGAATTTTGCAAAGAGAAACCTCGAAGAAATGAACCTGCACTTCAAGAATTTCGGAGTTTCTATGGACTGGGATAATCCCTACCTTACAATGAACAATGAATACATAGAGAGCGCGTGGTGGCTAGTCAAGAAGGCAGAAGAAAAGGGGTTACTCGACTATGGTTTAAAGGTTGTTCATTGGTGCCCAAGATGTGAAACCACTCTAGCAGACTACGAGGTGACCGAATACAAGGAGCTTGAAGATCCATCGATCTACGTAAAGTTCCCAGTTGCCGGCGAGAAAAACAAGTATCTCTTGATATGGACTACCACGCCTTGGACTCTGCCCGCAAACGTAGCAGTAATGGCTCATCCGGACCTGGAATACGTTTGGGTAGAAGTCAACGGCGAAGAATTGCTCATGCTATCTACACGGGTCAGTGAAGTGATGAAGGAAGCCGGGATTCAAAACTACAGAGTTGTGAAAAGCGTCAAGGGAAAAGACCTCGAGGGGTTAAAATATATTCATCCCCTAGAGGAGGAAGTAACAATACAGAAATTACTGAGAGACTACCATAGGGTAGTTCTGTCAAGCGAATATGTGACTTCTGAAGAGGGTACAGGGCTAGTTCATATGGCGACTGGCCATGGAGAAGAAGACTACAAGGTTGGAGTTGATCATGGATTTCCCGTTTTCTCTATTCTTGATGATAAAGGCGTAATGGTGAAGGATGCAGGAAAGTATGCTGGAATCTATCATCGAGACGCCAACAGCCTCATAGTGGAGGATCTAAAGAAGAAGGGTTACTTGTTCCATTATGGAACAATCAAGCACAGGTATCCCGTCTGTTGGAGATGCAAGACTCCGCTGGTTCTCAGAGCTACCCGGCAATGGTACATTAGGGTAACACAGCTTAAAGAAAAGTTCCTAGAGGAGGCATACAACGTTGACTGGGTTCCAAAGTGGGCTGGTTATTCGAGGTTTAAGAACTGGTTGCAGGGGCTCAGAGACTGGATTATCTCTAGGCAGAGGTATTGGGGGACACCTGCCCCTATATGGATATGTGATAAGTGCGGGCATAGGGTTGTAGTTGGCTCTAGGAAAGAGCTGGAGGGGCTTGCCGGCCAAAAGCTGGAGCTGAAGGATCTCCACAAGCCATGGGTTGACAGAATAACATTGAAGTGTCCCAAGTGTGGAGGAGAGATGCACAGGGTACCAGATGTCCTTGATGTTTGGCTCGACAGTGGAGTCGCTTTTTATGCGTCGCTGGGCTACCCTCGGAGACGCGAGCTTTTCGATTCATTAATGCCTGTAGACCTCATAATAGAGGGGCACGACCAGATAGCTGGATGGTTCTTCTCGACGCTTAGAAGTGGTCTGATAACTATTGACAAATGTCCCTACAAGAGAGTCTTGATGCATGGATTCGCGCTGGACGAGCAGGGTAGAGAGATGCATAAGTCGCTGGGAAACTATGTGGAGCCCCGGCAGATACTGGAATATGAATACGGCTCTAGAGACGTATTTAGATGGTTTGTACTGAAGAACACTATATGGGAAGACCTGAGGTTCTCTTGGGCTGGACTACAGGAGACATATTCCGATCTAAACATTCTCTGGAATGTTTACTACTTCGCAACCCTCTACATGAACCTTGACAATTACAGTGAAGAATCCCACGGCCTCGAAAAGTACCTCAATTCCTTAAAGCCTGAAGACCGATGGATACTTTCCAGGCTGGGCAAGCTTTATCTCTCATTTACTCAAAACTTTGAGAGCCTCAATATCCACAAAGCGGCCAGAGACCTTAGAGACTTTGTTGTCGAGGATCTTAGCCACTGGTACGTAAGGCTCGTCAGGCCCAGGGTATGGATCGAGGAGAGCGCTACAGAAAAATACTCTGCATACGCGACCCTCTATACAGTCCTCTTTAACCTCCTTATAATGGCTTCACCTATACTGCCTTTCACTACTGAGAAAATTTATCAGTCCTCTTTCTATAGTCCAGGGAAAACCATATCTATACACATGTACGAGTGGCCTAGCGGGCTAGACAAGTTCATTAATGAAGAACTAGAAACAGAGATGGAAAAAGTCAGGAACATAGTAGAGAGAGCCTTGTCGCTGAGGATGAAGAAGGGCATAAAAATAAGACAGCCTCTGCCGGCCCTCTATGTCTTCACATCTGACAGCCTTGTCGAGAAAGCCGTAAAGACCTTTGAACACGTGGTAGAGGCACAGGTTAATGTTAAGAGTATAAAGGTTCTCCCGCTAGAAGAGGTACAAAGTTACAGAAGAGTTGTTTTGGAGCCGGTATACAAGGAAATAGGTCCTGTATTTAAGGGTAAAGCCAAACAGATAGTCGAGAAACTTGCATCTATAAGTGATCCCTCTATTGCCGAGAAACTTTTAAAGGAAGGCCATATTGAGTTAGAAATAGACGGCGAAAAGGTGACTATACGCAAGGAAATGGTAAACGTGCTGGAAAACTGGAACGAGGGGTTCCTCGGCGAGAAAAATGACTTTGGATACATAGTCCTGGATTTAAGATTCAGTGAGCGCGAGCTCGCTGAGGGGCTTGCCAGAGATCTACTTAGACGTATACAGTTCATGCGTAAAGAGTTGTCCCTCCCAGTGGATGCCAACATTATAACTTATATGTGGGTTCCCAGCGAGGTCAAAAAATACGTTATCGAGTTTCAAGAGTACCTCCAAAATGAGTCTAGAAGCAAAAGCTTCTCGCTGGTCGATTCTCCAGAAAACGTTAGGGGCGAACTGGTTAGAGAATGGGAAGTCGGAGACCTGAGAGTCGTTATCGGTATTACGCGGGCCTCCTAG
- a CDS encoding DUF72 domain-containing protein: MLLYVGTSGWKYDWNPNGLEWYSRESGFNAIELNMSFYSFPQKSAVERWSEESGRLRWSIKVHRSITHLRRLNEKAIPTWEKFVSVFEPLEDKIDFYLFQLPPTFQFNNEAKQRLSRFSSMSHKVAIEPRHESWFNKEVYEFFEEKGIHFVTPDSPIFEGLPPDGVVKINGIVYVRMHGRLTWYNYGYLDEELEEVAEKIIQVAPEKAYIFFNNNHDMLGDGRKLIEIFASKGVKI; the protein is encoded by the coding sequence ATGTTGCTGTACGTTGGCACCTCTGGATGGAAATATGACTGGAACCCTAACGGCTTAGAGTGGTATTCTAGGGAGAGCGGTTTCAACGCTATAGAGCTTAACATGAGTTTCTACAGTTTCCCCCAAAAATCAGCAGTTGAAAGGTGGAGCGAAGAATCGGGAAGGCTAAGGTGGTCGATAAAGGTTCATAGGAGTATAACACATTTACGTAGGCTAAACGAGAAAGCCATCCCGACCTGGGAAAAGTTTGTCTCAGTTTTTGAGCCGCTAGAAGACAAAATTGATTTCTACTTGTTCCAATTGCCGCCAACATTCCAATTCAACAATGAGGCAAAACAACGTCTGTCGCGGTTTTCCTCTATGTCCCACAAGGTAGCTATAGAGCCTAGACATGAGTCCTGGTTCAACAAGGAGGTCTACGAATTTTTTGAAGAAAAAGGAATACACTTTGTAACTCCTGATTCTCCAATCTTCGAAGGACTACCACCAGACGGCGTTGTGAAAATCAATGGAATAGTGTATGTCAGGATGCATGGCAGGCTAACATGGTACAATTACGGCTATCTCGATGAAGAACTAGAAGAGGTAGCAGAGAAAATTATCCAGGTAGCTCCCGAAAAAGCCTACATATTCTTCAACAATAATCATGACATGCTGGGTGATGGGAGAAAACTCATAGAAATATTTGCAAGTAAAGGGGTCAAGATCTAG
- a CDS encoding carboxypeptidase regulatory-like domain-containing protein yields the protein MSGDSLKKLVAIIFALTLFLSLRTVYSQGSVFFYGQVVDENGSPIGSAQLTVYRGIYIVTSATTKNDGSFSLFVQPGSYTLVIYKKGYSPLYYSFEVTPEKGGSLGLIVLKKGVSVVPEATSISASQGDNVRINLRIYNSCLDPLLVNFSFVAPRDWEIALVDSKGLAVNNVYLNPGENKTLTLVANVPLNATELSLVSLYYYWANLSSRIDFTFRIAQKNWKFFNVPTAVIKGFPGAQIAIPINITSPLSNDIPVTLYLITPPNIIATLVDENGLAVQTVIAKPSMPRRLQLILYVSPNAQLSTYTIKLVAKTSFAQQIENIQVDVESSYDLLKINVNAASLNATSGSTLSLKFILENDGNMPTVALVKASANSPLIRVYISTSGENLASIYLMPGEKKTLSLVIELDTLLPPGVYLLTLSANGTTSTATQGITIVVSGTRRLEVLTTNFKVTGRPGSVATFKLVLANKGTVTLKDVVLQVDSPSKDISVSFNPTRLSLPPNSTASFDLSIYISQNVTEGMYNIPLTIIAGEIKTNRIIVLEVTAEQGLSYPLMAVGIFVTSLAVVYYSNKRQRK from the coding sequence ATGTCTGGGGACAGCCTAAAAAAGCTTGTAGCCATAATCTTTGCTTTAACCTTGTTTCTCAGCCTCAGGACTGTGTATAGCCAGGGAAGTGTTTTCTTTTACGGGCAGGTGGTAGACGAAAATGGTTCACCAATAGGCTCTGCCCAGCTCACTGTTTACAGGGGAATCTACATAGTAACTTCAGCTACGACTAAAAATGATGGAAGCTTCTCCTTGTTTGTACAGCCGGGAAGCTACACTCTAGTCATATACAAGAAGGGATATTCTCCCTTGTATTATTCCTTCGAGGTTACGCCCGAGAAAGGCGGGAGTCTCGGACTCATAGTTTTAAAGAAGGGGGTAAGCGTAGTGCCAGAAGCCACATCCATCTCTGCCTCTCAGGGCGACAACGTTAGGATAAATTTGAGGATCTATAATTCTTGCCTCGACCCTCTACTCGTAAATTTCTCGTTCGTTGCTCCTAGAGACTGGGAAATAGCTCTGGTAGACTCTAAGGGTCTCGCTGTGAACAATGTATACCTGAATCCTGGAGAAAACAAGACGCTAACACTGGTAGCCAATGTCCCCTTGAATGCTACGGAGCTTTCCCTGGTGTCTCTCTATTATTACTGGGCGAATCTATCCTCAAGAATAGACTTTACTTTCAGGATAGCCCAGAAAAACTGGAAGTTCTTCAACGTACCGACCGCTGTGATCAAGGGCTTTCCAGGAGCACAGATCGCAATCCCGATAAATATCACAAGCCCACTAAGTAACGATATACCTGTCACGCTCTACCTCATAACTCCTCCAAACATAATAGCAACACTTGTAGACGAAAACGGTCTAGCCGTCCAGACAGTCATTGCAAAGCCGTCCATGCCAAGAAGGCTTCAGCTCATCCTATATGTTTCACCCAACGCCCAGCTCTCCACATACACCATAAAACTTGTTGCAAAAACAAGCTTTGCCCAACAAATCGAAAACATACAAGTTGATGTAGAAAGCTCCTACGACTTGTTAAAGATAAACGTAAATGCCGCATCGCTGAATGCAACCTCTGGGTCAACATTATCGCTAAAGTTTATCCTAGAAAACGATGGAAACATGCCCACCGTCGCACTTGTAAAGGCCTCCGCTAACTCGCCCCTGATACGCGTATACATCTCTACCTCGGGGGAAAACCTGGCTTCTATATACCTTATGCCTGGAGAGAAAAAGACACTATCGCTTGTTATTGAGCTTGACACCCTTCTTCCTCCAGGCGTCTACCTTCTCACCTTAAGTGCGAATGGGACAACAAGTACTGCTACTCAAGGAATAACGATAGTGGTCTCTGGAACAAGGAGGCTAGAAGTCTTAACTACCAACTTTAAAGTTACAGGTAGGCCCGGATCTGTAGCTACATTTAAATTAGTGCTGGCCAATAAGGGAACTGTAACACTCAAGGATGTTGTTTTGCAGGTCGACTCTCCAAGCAAGGATATTAGTGTAAGCTTTAACCCGACGCGCCTCTCTTTGCCGCCGAATTCAACTGCCAGCTTTGACTTGTCAATATACATTTCTCAAAATGTAACTGAGGGAATGTACAATATACCCCTCACAATTATTGCTGGAGAAATAAAGACAAACAGGATCATAGTCCTAGAGGTAACGGCGGAACAGGGACTAAGCTATCCACTTATGGCTGTAGGCATTTTCGTAACAAGCCTAGCAGTTGTATATTATTCAAATAAGAGACAGCGGAAATAA